From a region of the Calliphora vicina chromosome 4, idCalVici1.1, whole genome shotgun sequence genome:
- the HDAC4 gene encoding histone deacetylase 4 isoform X1, translating into MTSPEERISAHDLSRDSGTNERLHITPGTLDFSRIQAPPSTDLDQQILELKKTQELQKQMLLHTFQEKSKQLELQHKLQLEHKFHYAVHTHGAYQELQEQRIISAAVEDQQQRERREREAIVKRKENSANASPEVKQILNCFILNRKQAASSPNGMQTTSPYRNRSVVKSSSGESLPTGAVTSSHPYKIPQPPPSSLLKYESDFPLRKTASEPNLLKMRLKLSVIERKARISGPAGIRRHERLLQAAQRRQQKQNSTLTNCSSTPDSGPNSPPSSSLTGAGSGVGPNRGSPTSAPIQEENEDGSQYQPGQRSSINDLSLFSSPSMPNISLGRPHLQNAHNSAAHNYAMLAALRQHVASGGGASMPPVPGSTGPPTYYNPLAVPFGRQVVPPPSPMIPPTANSAVAGAAPPQSPVVRSASATSTSSSQASLVGDVAPPQAHAASTGTTALMHVASTGGIHAVAHSPQSSSTMYGQPITDAQVAQAHLNKQGHRPLGRTQSAPLPLGHPMLTGSSQLNITPTHYENSDAERQAYEQHLLLTQKIRQTVLTRSGAVRDTQLKEEEDDAAEVMDLTDKKKPPKTVLTSTVITSTSQNLPNATAVVAPVPVPYAAGPPPVCIPNKPNKLMRSKEYLQQQRELLYMQSLQMDDAVARGLIRPLSRTLSSPLVHLGPHGLSQIPDTGQSTHIPHAGPIVTSSSADHIPPVNLAIHGHGRQHLMDLSIRHAQLTTDQLQQQQQQQQQVPPPASSNNLSPSHKITTGLAYDNLMLKHVCICGNNGLHPEHSGRLQSVWARLNETDLAKRCHRLRSPKATLEEIQSVHTEAHAMLFGSSQCQLAANRQKLEAAAPSASFVRLSCGGVGVDLDTTWNEHHTALAARMAAGCVIDLAMKTAKGDLKNGFAVVRPPGHHAEANLAMGFCFFNSIAIAAKLLSQRLPEMKRILIVDWDVHHGNGTQQVFYNNSDILYLSIHRHDDGNFFPGTGGPTECGNGPGLGYNVNISWSGALNPPLGDAEYIAAFRTIVMPIARYFNPDIVLVSAGFDAASGHPAPLGGYLVSPACFGYMTRELMHLANGKVVLALEGGYDLPAICDSAQECVRALLGDPLSAIPESELNRPPCQNAIDTLQKTIAIQSQHWPCVRRLAHTVGMSALEALKIEHDESDTVTAMAGLSMQSMNKTLSCDESEEPMDQDETK; encoded by the exons TTGAAAAAGACACAAGAATTACAGAAACAAATGTTGCTTCATACATTTcaagaaaaatcaaaacaattggaattacaacataaattacaattggaacataaatttcat tATGCAGTGCACACACATGGCGCTTATCAGGAATTACAAGAACAAAGAATCATTTCAGCTGCTGTGGAAGATCAGCAGCAAAGAGAAAGACGAGAAAGGGAAGCCATTGTCAAACGTAAAGAGAACAGTGCAAATGCTAGTCCAGAAgtgaaacaaatattaaat tGTTTTATATTAAATCGTAAACAAGCCGCCTCCTCTCCAAATGGCATGCAAACAACATCACCTTATCGCAATAG AAGCGTTGTTAAAAGTTCATCTGGTGAATCACTACCAACTGGAGCAGTTACCAGTTCTCATCCATATAAAATACCACAACCACCTCCATCTTCGTTACTCAAATATGAATCAGACTTTCCCTTGCGAAAAACCG CATCCGAACCAAATTTACTAAAGATGCGCTTAAAACTAAGTGTCATTGAACGTAAAGCTCGAATCAGTGGACCGGCTGGTATAAGAAGACATGAACGCCTTTTACAAGCTGCCCAAAgaagacaacaaaaacaaaattcaactttaaCAA ATTGTAGTAGTACACCTGATTCTGGTCCAAATTCTCCACCATCATCTAGTTTAACGGGAGCTGGCTCAGGTGTTGGTCCCAATCGTGGCTCGCCTACGAGTGCACCTATACAAGAAGAAAATGAAGATGGCAGTCAGTATCAACCGGGCCAACGAAGCAGCATCAACGACTTGTCATTATTTAGTTCACCATCCATGCCAAATATATCATTAGGCCGTCCTCATTTACAGAATGCTCATAATTCCGCCGCTCATAATTACGCCATGTTGGCTGCATTGCGACAACATGTTGCAAGTGGTGGTGGCGCTAGTATGCCACCTGTTCCCGGCTCAACTGGTCCGCCGACGTATTATAATCCTTTAGCAGTACCATTTGGCAGACAAGTTGTTCCTCCACCTAGTCCTATGATACcaccaacagctaattcagctGTGGCGGGAGCAGCACCTCCGCAGTCACCGGTTGTGCGATCTGCTTCAGCTACATCAACATCTTCATCACAGGCTTCGTTAGTCGGAGACGTAGCACCACCGCAAGCACATGCAGCTTCTACTGGAACCACAGCTCTAATGCATGTTGCCTCTACCGGCGGTATACATGCTGTAGCACATTCTCCACAATCGTCCTCCACAATGTACGGACAACCAATTACGGATGCTCAGGTTGCCCAAGCTCATCTTAACAAACAGGGTCATCGGCCATTGGGCAGAACACAGTCAGCACCATTACCCTTAGGTCACCCAATGTTGACAGGCAGCAGCCAGTTAAATATCACACCAACTCATTATGAAAACAGTGAT GCCGAACGACAAGCTTACGAACAACATTTATTATTAACCCAAAAAATACGTCAAACTGTACTCACTCGTAGCGGAGCTGTACGTGATACTCAATTGAAAGAAGAAGAAGATGATGCCGCCGAAGTAATGGATCTCACCGATAAAAAGAAACCTCCAAAAACAGTGTTAACTAGTACAGTCATTACGAGTACCTCACAAAATCTACCCAATGCAACAGCGGTGGTAGCGCCCGTTCCCGTACCCTATGCCGCCGGCCCACCTCCAGTGTGCATACCAAATAAACCGAATAAATTAATGCGTAGCAAAGAGTACCTACAACAACAACGTGAATTGCTCTATATGCAATCTCTACAAATGGATGATGCTGTTGCTAGAGGGCTGATTCGGCCCTTATCACGAACTCTTTCGTCGCCATTGGTTCATTTAGGTCCTCATGGTCTAAGTCAAATTCCCGATACCGGTCAGTCCACCCATATTCCTCATGCAGGTCCCATAGttacatcatcatcagcagaTCATATACCACCAGTAAATTTAGCCATACATGGTCATGGACGACAACACCTTATGGATTTGTCTATCCGACATGCTCAGTTAACCACCGATCaactgcagcagcagcaacaacaacaacagcaggtACCACCTCCAGCATCAAGTAATAATTTATCACCGTCGCATAAAATTACCACAGGGTTAGCCTACGACAATTTAATGTTAAAACATGTTTGCATATGTGGCAATAATGGTCTTCATCCGGAGCACAGTGGACGTTTACAGAGCGTATGGGCTCGTTTAAATGAAACGGACTTGGCTAAGCGTTGCCATCGTTTAAGATCTCCAAAAGCTACTCTCGAAGAAATACAATCGGTACATACGGAAGCTCATGCCATGCTATTCGGTTCAAGTCAATGTCAATTGGCTGCCAACCGACAAAAATTGGAAGCAGCTGCCCCCTCAGCTAGTTTTGTACGACTGTCATGCGGTGGTGTAGGAGTTGACTTGGACACCACATGGAATGAACATCATACGGCATTGGCAGCAAGAATGGCAGCTGGCTGTGTCATCGATTTGGCAATGAAAACAGCCAAGGGTGACCTAAAGAATGGCTTTGCAGTGGTACGACCTCCCGGACATCATGCCGAAGCAAATTTGGCCATGGgcttttgtttctttaattccATAGCGATAGCAGCTAAACTACTAAGTCAGCGTTTACCCGAAATGAAGAGGATTCTAATTGTCGATTGG gaTGTTCATCATGGCAACGGTACACAGcaggttttttataataattcagATATTTTATATCTATCCATACATCGACATGATGATGGCAATTTCTTTCCCGGCACTGGTGGACCCACAGAG TGTGGAAATGGCCCTGGTTTAGGCTATAATGTTAACATTTCATGGTCCGGTGCTTTAAATCCACCCTTGGGCGATGCCGAATATATTGCTGCATTCCGTACTATTGTGATGCCTATTGCTCGTTATTTTAATCCTGATATTGTTTTAGTTTCGGCTGGTTTCGATGCTGCATCAGGTCATCCCGCACCTTTAGGTGGTTATCTTGTATCGCCAGCTTGTTTTGGTTACATGACACGCGAATTAATGCATCTGGCCAATGGTAAAGTTGTATTGGCCCTTGAAGGTGGTTACGATCTGCCAGCTATATGTGATTCAGCACAAGAATGCGTAAGAGCATTACTTGGCGATCCTTTGTCAGCAATACCTGAAAGTGAACTAAATCGTCCTCCATGTCAAAATGCAATTGATACCTTACAAAAAACCATAGCTATACAG TCTCAACATTGGCCTTGTGTTAGACGTTTGGCTCATACTGTGGGCATGTCGGCGTTAGAagctttaaaaattgaacacgACGAGTCAGATACTGTGACAGCTATGGCTGGACTATCAATGCAGTCAATGAACAA AACTCTTTCTTGTGATGAGTCAGAGGAACCTATGGATCAAGAtgaaacaaaatag
- the HDAC4 gene encoding histone deacetylase 4 isoform X2 — translation MTSPEERISAHDLSRDSGTNERLHITPGTLDFSRIQAPPSTDLDQQILEYAVHTHGAYQELQEQRIISAAVEDQQQRERREREAIVKRKENSANASPEVKQILNCFILNRKQAASSPNGMQTTSPYRNRSVVKSSSGESLPTGAVTSSHPYKIPQPPPSSLLKYESDFPLRKTASEPNLLKMRLKLSVIERKARISGPAGIRRHERLLQAAQRRQQKQNSTLTNCSSTPDSGPNSPPSSSLTGAGSGVGPNRGSPTSAPIQEENEDGSQYQPGQRSSINDLSLFSSPSMPNISLGRPHLQNAHNSAAHNYAMLAALRQHVASGGGASMPPVPGSTGPPTYYNPLAVPFGRQVVPPPSPMIPPTANSAVAGAAPPQSPVVRSASATSTSSSQASLVGDVAPPQAHAASTGTTALMHVASTGGIHAVAHSPQSSSTMYGQPITDAQVAQAHLNKQGHRPLGRTQSAPLPLGHPMLTGSSQLNITPTHYENSDAERQAYEQHLLLTQKIRQTVLTRSGAVRDTQLKEEEDDAAEVMDLTDKKKPPKTVLTSTVITSTSQNLPNATAVVAPVPVPYAAGPPPVCIPNKPNKLMRSKEYLQQQRELLYMQSLQMDDAVARGLIRPLSRTLSSPLVHLGPHGLSQIPDTGQSTHIPHAGPIVTSSSADHIPPVNLAIHGHGRQHLMDLSIRHAQLTTDQLQQQQQQQQQVPPPASSNNLSPSHKITTGLAYDNLMLKHVCICGNNGLHPEHSGRLQSVWARLNETDLAKRCHRLRSPKATLEEIQSVHTEAHAMLFGSSQCQLAANRQKLEAAAPSASFVRLSCGGVGVDLDTTWNEHHTALAARMAAGCVIDLAMKTAKGDLKNGFAVVRPPGHHAEANLAMGFCFFNSIAIAAKLLSQRLPEMKRILIVDWDVHHGNGTQQVFYNNSDILYLSIHRHDDGNFFPGTGGPTECGNGPGLGYNVNISWSGALNPPLGDAEYIAAFRTIVMPIARYFNPDIVLVSAGFDAASGHPAPLGGYLVSPACFGYMTRELMHLANGKVVLALEGGYDLPAICDSAQECVRALLGDPLSAIPESELNRPPCQNAIDTLQKTIAIQSQHWPCVRRLAHTVGMSALEALKIEHDESDTVTAMAGLSMQSMNKTLSCDESEEPMDQDETK, via the exons tATGCAGTGCACACACATGGCGCTTATCAGGAATTACAAGAACAAAGAATCATTTCAGCTGCTGTGGAAGATCAGCAGCAAAGAGAAAGACGAGAAAGGGAAGCCATTGTCAAACGTAAAGAGAACAGTGCAAATGCTAGTCCAGAAgtgaaacaaatattaaat tGTTTTATATTAAATCGTAAACAAGCCGCCTCCTCTCCAAATGGCATGCAAACAACATCACCTTATCGCAATAG AAGCGTTGTTAAAAGTTCATCTGGTGAATCACTACCAACTGGAGCAGTTACCAGTTCTCATCCATATAAAATACCACAACCACCTCCATCTTCGTTACTCAAATATGAATCAGACTTTCCCTTGCGAAAAACCG CATCCGAACCAAATTTACTAAAGATGCGCTTAAAACTAAGTGTCATTGAACGTAAAGCTCGAATCAGTGGACCGGCTGGTATAAGAAGACATGAACGCCTTTTACAAGCTGCCCAAAgaagacaacaaaaacaaaattcaactttaaCAA ATTGTAGTAGTACACCTGATTCTGGTCCAAATTCTCCACCATCATCTAGTTTAACGGGAGCTGGCTCAGGTGTTGGTCCCAATCGTGGCTCGCCTACGAGTGCACCTATACAAGAAGAAAATGAAGATGGCAGTCAGTATCAACCGGGCCAACGAAGCAGCATCAACGACTTGTCATTATTTAGTTCACCATCCATGCCAAATATATCATTAGGCCGTCCTCATTTACAGAATGCTCATAATTCCGCCGCTCATAATTACGCCATGTTGGCTGCATTGCGACAACATGTTGCAAGTGGTGGTGGCGCTAGTATGCCACCTGTTCCCGGCTCAACTGGTCCGCCGACGTATTATAATCCTTTAGCAGTACCATTTGGCAGACAAGTTGTTCCTCCACCTAGTCCTATGATACcaccaacagctaattcagctGTGGCGGGAGCAGCACCTCCGCAGTCACCGGTTGTGCGATCTGCTTCAGCTACATCAACATCTTCATCACAGGCTTCGTTAGTCGGAGACGTAGCACCACCGCAAGCACATGCAGCTTCTACTGGAACCACAGCTCTAATGCATGTTGCCTCTACCGGCGGTATACATGCTGTAGCACATTCTCCACAATCGTCCTCCACAATGTACGGACAACCAATTACGGATGCTCAGGTTGCCCAAGCTCATCTTAACAAACAGGGTCATCGGCCATTGGGCAGAACACAGTCAGCACCATTACCCTTAGGTCACCCAATGTTGACAGGCAGCAGCCAGTTAAATATCACACCAACTCATTATGAAAACAGTGAT GCCGAACGACAAGCTTACGAACAACATTTATTATTAACCCAAAAAATACGTCAAACTGTACTCACTCGTAGCGGAGCTGTACGTGATACTCAATTGAAAGAAGAAGAAGATGATGCCGCCGAAGTAATGGATCTCACCGATAAAAAGAAACCTCCAAAAACAGTGTTAACTAGTACAGTCATTACGAGTACCTCACAAAATCTACCCAATGCAACAGCGGTGGTAGCGCCCGTTCCCGTACCCTATGCCGCCGGCCCACCTCCAGTGTGCATACCAAATAAACCGAATAAATTAATGCGTAGCAAAGAGTACCTACAACAACAACGTGAATTGCTCTATATGCAATCTCTACAAATGGATGATGCTGTTGCTAGAGGGCTGATTCGGCCCTTATCACGAACTCTTTCGTCGCCATTGGTTCATTTAGGTCCTCATGGTCTAAGTCAAATTCCCGATACCGGTCAGTCCACCCATATTCCTCATGCAGGTCCCATAGttacatcatcatcagcagaTCATATACCACCAGTAAATTTAGCCATACATGGTCATGGACGACAACACCTTATGGATTTGTCTATCCGACATGCTCAGTTAACCACCGATCaactgcagcagcagcaacaacaacaacagcaggtACCACCTCCAGCATCAAGTAATAATTTATCACCGTCGCATAAAATTACCACAGGGTTAGCCTACGACAATTTAATGTTAAAACATGTTTGCATATGTGGCAATAATGGTCTTCATCCGGAGCACAGTGGACGTTTACAGAGCGTATGGGCTCGTTTAAATGAAACGGACTTGGCTAAGCGTTGCCATCGTTTAAGATCTCCAAAAGCTACTCTCGAAGAAATACAATCGGTACATACGGAAGCTCATGCCATGCTATTCGGTTCAAGTCAATGTCAATTGGCTGCCAACCGACAAAAATTGGAAGCAGCTGCCCCCTCAGCTAGTTTTGTACGACTGTCATGCGGTGGTGTAGGAGTTGACTTGGACACCACATGGAATGAACATCATACGGCATTGGCAGCAAGAATGGCAGCTGGCTGTGTCATCGATTTGGCAATGAAAACAGCCAAGGGTGACCTAAAGAATGGCTTTGCAGTGGTACGACCTCCCGGACATCATGCCGAAGCAAATTTGGCCATGGgcttttgtttctttaattccATAGCGATAGCAGCTAAACTACTAAGTCAGCGTTTACCCGAAATGAAGAGGATTCTAATTGTCGATTGG gaTGTTCATCATGGCAACGGTACACAGcaggttttttataataattcagATATTTTATATCTATCCATACATCGACATGATGATGGCAATTTCTTTCCCGGCACTGGTGGACCCACAGAG TGTGGAAATGGCCCTGGTTTAGGCTATAATGTTAACATTTCATGGTCCGGTGCTTTAAATCCACCCTTGGGCGATGCCGAATATATTGCTGCATTCCGTACTATTGTGATGCCTATTGCTCGTTATTTTAATCCTGATATTGTTTTAGTTTCGGCTGGTTTCGATGCTGCATCAGGTCATCCCGCACCTTTAGGTGGTTATCTTGTATCGCCAGCTTGTTTTGGTTACATGACACGCGAATTAATGCATCTGGCCAATGGTAAAGTTGTATTGGCCCTTGAAGGTGGTTACGATCTGCCAGCTATATGTGATTCAGCACAAGAATGCGTAAGAGCATTACTTGGCGATCCTTTGTCAGCAATACCTGAAAGTGAACTAAATCGTCCTCCATGTCAAAATGCAATTGATACCTTACAAAAAACCATAGCTATACAG TCTCAACATTGGCCTTGTGTTAGACGTTTGGCTCATACTGTGGGCATGTCGGCGTTAGAagctttaaaaattgaacacgACGAGTCAGATACTGTGACAGCTATGGCTGGACTATCAATGCAGTCAATGAACAA AACTCTTTCTTGTGATGAGTCAGAGGAACCTATGGATCAAGAtgaaacaaaatag
- the HDAC4 gene encoding histone deacetylase 9 isoform X3 → MTSPEERISAHDLSRDSGTNERLHITPGTLDFSRIQAPPSTDLDQQILELKKTQELQKQMLLHTFQEKSKQLELQHKLQLEHKFHYAVHTHGAYQELQEQRIISAAVEDQQQRERREREAIVKRKENSANASPEVKQILNCFILNRKQAASSPNGMQTTSPYRNRSVVKSSSGESLPTGAVTSSHPYKIPQPPPSSLLKYESDFPLRKTDCSSTPDSGPNSPPSSSLTGAGSGVGPNRGSPTSAPIQEENEDGSQYQPGQRSSINDLSLFSSPSMPNISLGRPHLQNAHNSAAHNYAMLAALRQHVASGGGASMPPVPGSTGPPTYYNPLAVPFGRQVVPPPSPMIPPTANSAVAGAAPPQSPVVRSASATSTSSSQASLVGDVAPPQAHAASTGTTALMHVASTGGIHAVAHSPQSSSTMYGQPITDAQVAQAHLNKQGHRPLGRTQSAPLPLGHPMLTGSSQLNITPTHYENSDAERQAYEQHLLLTQKIRQTVLTRSGAVRDTQLKEEEDDAAEVMDLTDKKKPPKTVLTSTVITSTSQNLPNATAVVAPVPVPYAAGPPPVCIPNKPNKLMRSKEYLQQQRELLYMQSLQMDDAVARGLIRPLSRTLSSPLVHLGPHGLSQIPDTGQSTHIPHAGPIVTSSSADHIPPVNLAIHGHGRQHLMDLSIRHAQLTTDQLQQQQQQQQQVPPPASSNNLSPSHKITTGLAYDNLMLKHVCICGNNGLHPEHSGRLQSVWARLNETDLAKRCHRLRSPKATLEEIQSVHTEAHAMLFGSSQCQLAANRQKLEAAAPSASFVRLSCGGVGVDLDTTWNEHHTALAARMAAGCVIDLAMKTAKGDLKNGFAVVRPPGHHAEANLAMGFCFFNSIAIAAKLLSQRLPEMKRILIVDWDVHHGNGTQQVFYNNSDILYLSIHRHDDGNFFPGTGGPTECGNGPGLGYNVNISWSGALNPPLGDAEYIAAFRTIVMPIARYFNPDIVLVSAGFDAASGHPAPLGGYLVSPACFGYMTRELMHLANGKVVLALEGGYDLPAICDSAQECVRALLGDPLSAIPESELNRPPCQNAIDTLQKTIAIQSQHWPCVRRLAHTVGMSALEALKIEHDESDTVTAMAGLSMQSMNKTLSCDESEEPMDQDETK, encoded by the exons TTGAAAAAGACACAAGAATTACAGAAACAAATGTTGCTTCATACATTTcaagaaaaatcaaaacaattggaattacaacataaattacaattggaacataaatttcat tATGCAGTGCACACACATGGCGCTTATCAGGAATTACAAGAACAAAGAATCATTTCAGCTGCTGTGGAAGATCAGCAGCAAAGAGAAAGACGAGAAAGGGAAGCCATTGTCAAACGTAAAGAGAACAGTGCAAATGCTAGTCCAGAAgtgaaacaaatattaaat tGTTTTATATTAAATCGTAAACAAGCCGCCTCCTCTCCAAATGGCATGCAAACAACATCACCTTATCGCAATAG AAGCGTTGTTAAAAGTTCATCTGGTGAATCACTACCAACTGGAGCAGTTACCAGTTCTCATCCATATAAAATACCACAACCACCTCCATCTTCGTTACTCAAATATGAATCAGACTTTCCCTTGCGAAAAACCG ATTGTAGTAGTACACCTGATTCTGGTCCAAATTCTCCACCATCATCTAGTTTAACGGGAGCTGGCTCAGGTGTTGGTCCCAATCGTGGCTCGCCTACGAGTGCACCTATACAAGAAGAAAATGAAGATGGCAGTCAGTATCAACCGGGCCAACGAAGCAGCATCAACGACTTGTCATTATTTAGTTCACCATCCATGCCAAATATATCATTAGGCCGTCCTCATTTACAGAATGCTCATAATTCCGCCGCTCATAATTACGCCATGTTGGCTGCATTGCGACAACATGTTGCAAGTGGTGGTGGCGCTAGTATGCCACCTGTTCCCGGCTCAACTGGTCCGCCGACGTATTATAATCCTTTAGCAGTACCATTTGGCAGACAAGTTGTTCCTCCACCTAGTCCTATGATACcaccaacagctaattcagctGTGGCGGGAGCAGCACCTCCGCAGTCACCGGTTGTGCGATCTGCTTCAGCTACATCAACATCTTCATCACAGGCTTCGTTAGTCGGAGACGTAGCACCACCGCAAGCACATGCAGCTTCTACTGGAACCACAGCTCTAATGCATGTTGCCTCTACCGGCGGTATACATGCTGTAGCACATTCTCCACAATCGTCCTCCACAATGTACGGACAACCAATTACGGATGCTCAGGTTGCCCAAGCTCATCTTAACAAACAGGGTCATCGGCCATTGGGCAGAACACAGTCAGCACCATTACCCTTAGGTCACCCAATGTTGACAGGCAGCAGCCAGTTAAATATCACACCAACTCATTATGAAAACAGTGAT GCCGAACGACAAGCTTACGAACAACATTTATTATTAACCCAAAAAATACGTCAAACTGTACTCACTCGTAGCGGAGCTGTACGTGATACTCAATTGAAAGAAGAAGAAGATGATGCCGCCGAAGTAATGGATCTCACCGATAAAAAGAAACCTCCAAAAACAGTGTTAACTAGTACAGTCATTACGAGTACCTCACAAAATCTACCCAATGCAACAGCGGTGGTAGCGCCCGTTCCCGTACCCTATGCCGCCGGCCCACCTCCAGTGTGCATACCAAATAAACCGAATAAATTAATGCGTAGCAAAGAGTACCTACAACAACAACGTGAATTGCTCTATATGCAATCTCTACAAATGGATGATGCTGTTGCTAGAGGGCTGATTCGGCCCTTATCACGAACTCTTTCGTCGCCATTGGTTCATTTAGGTCCTCATGGTCTAAGTCAAATTCCCGATACCGGTCAGTCCACCCATATTCCTCATGCAGGTCCCATAGttacatcatcatcagcagaTCATATACCACCAGTAAATTTAGCCATACATGGTCATGGACGACAACACCTTATGGATTTGTCTATCCGACATGCTCAGTTAACCACCGATCaactgcagcagcagcaacaacaacaacagcaggtACCACCTCCAGCATCAAGTAATAATTTATCACCGTCGCATAAAATTACCACAGGGTTAGCCTACGACAATTTAATGTTAAAACATGTTTGCATATGTGGCAATAATGGTCTTCATCCGGAGCACAGTGGACGTTTACAGAGCGTATGGGCTCGTTTAAATGAAACGGACTTGGCTAAGCGTTGCCATCGTTTAAGATCTCCAAAAGCTACTCTCGAAGAAATACAATCGGTACATACGGAAGCTCATGCCATGCTATTCGGTTCAAGTCAATGTCAATTGGCTGCCAACCGACAAAAATTGGAAGCAGCTGCCCCCTCAGCTAGTTTTGTACGACTGTCATGCGGTGGTGTAGGAGTTGACTTGGACACCACATGGAATGAACATCATACGGCATTGGCAGCAAGAATGGCAGCTGGCTGTGTCATCGATTTGGCAATGAAAACAGCCAAGGGTGACCTAAAGAATGGCTTTGCAGTGGTACGACCTCCCGGACATCATGCCGAAGCAAATTTGGCCATGGgcttttgtttctttaattccATAGCGATAGCAGCTAAACTACTAAGTCAGCGTTTACCCGAAATGAAGAGGATTCTAATTGTCGATTGG gaTGTTCATCATGGCAACGGTACACAGcaggttttttataataattcagATATTTTATATCTATCCATACATCGACATGATGATGGCAATTTCTTTCCCGGCACTGGTGGACCCACAGAG TGTGGAAATGGCCCTGGTTTAGGCTATAATGTTAACATTTCATGGTCCGGTGCTTTAAATCCACCCTTGGGCGATGCCGAATATATTGCTGCATTCCGTACTATTGTGATGCCTATTGCTCGTTATTTTAATCCTGATATTGTTTTAGTTTCGGCTGGTTTCGATGCTGCATCAGGTCATCCCGCACCTTTAGGTGGTTATCTTGTATCGCCAGCTTGTTTTGGTTACATGACACGCGAATTAATGCATCTGGCCAATGGTAAAGTTGTATTGGCCCTTGAAGGTGGTTACGATCTGCCAGCTATATGTGATTCAGCACAAGAATGCGTAAGAGCATTACTTGGCGATCCTTTGTCAGCAATACCTGAAAGTGAACTAAATCGTCCTCCATGTCAAAATGCAATTGATACCTTACAAAAAACCATAGCTATACAG TCTCAACATTGGCCTTGTGTTAGACGTTTGGCTCATACTGTGGGCATGTCGGCGTTAGAagctttaaaaattgaacacgACGAGTCAGATACTGTGACAGCTATGGCTGGACTATCAATGCAGTCAATGAACAA AACTCTTTCTTGTGATGAGTCAGAGGAACCTATGGATCAAGAtgaaacaaaatag